Proteins encoded by one window of Deinococcus radiodurans R1 = ATCC 13939 = DSM 20539:
- a CDS encoding NUDIX hydrolase, translated as MSLLTLPPQATEVGLAVDVAAFAMHAGELRVLLVQRGELPHAQTWALPGGFVQPGEELHEAALRELRTETSVSLEPRHLEQFFTFGEVGRDPRGRVVSVAHLAVLPHGTVEARAGGHTVGAEWLAAHTPPALAFDHQAILDRAIKRLQLRLDYANLALEFLPDTFTLPELQGVYEAIGHRELDKRNFRKRILAAGILTPCGERRSGVGRPAQLYRRAKGTRTAAL; from the coding sequence ATGTCGCTCCTGACCCTTCCCCCGCAGGCCACCGAGGTCGGGCTGGCGGTGGACGTGGCGGCCTTCGCCATGCACGCGGGCGAGTTGCGGGTGCTGCTGGTGCAGCGCGGCGAGTTGCCCCACGCCCAGACCTGGGCACTGCCGGGCGGCTTCGTGCAGCCGGGCGAGGAACTGCATGAGGCGGCGCTGCGCGAACTGAGGACCGAAACGAGCGTCAGCCTGGAGCCCCGGCACCTGGAGCAGTTTTTTACCTTCGGCGAGGTGGGGCGCGACCCGCGCGGGCGCGTCGTAAGCGTGGCGCACCTCGCCGTCTTGCCGCACGGCACGGTGGAGGCGCGCGCAGGCGGGCACACCGTGGGGGCCGAGTGGCTCGCCGCGCACACGCCTCCGGCGCTCGCCTTCGACCACCAGGCGATTCTGGACCGCGCCATCAAGCGGCTGCAACTGCGGCTCGACTACGCCAACCTCGCGCTCGAATTTCTGCCCGACACCTTCACCCTGCCCGAGCTGCAAGGCGTGTACGAGGCCATTGGCCACCGCGAACTCGACAAGCGTAATTTCCGTAAGCGCATTCTCGCCGCCGGCATCCTGACCCCCTGCGGCGAGCGGCGCAGCGGCGTGGGACGGCCCGCGCAGCTCTACCGCCGCGCCAAAGGCACCCGCACGGCGGCGCTGTAA
- a CDS encoding FUN14 domain-containing protein, with translation MSAAPPADPAAQITASFQSMLPDLGLGGLLGLAAGYAVRVVGRVALLVVGLAFIVVQLLAHYGVVTVDWLQLQTLTEPWLREGRENFGGWFSRVFLANLPFAGAFAAGFVLGLRLR, from the coding sequence GTGAGCGCCGCGCCTCCTGCCGACCCCGCCGCCCAGATCACGGCCAGCTTTCAGAGCATGTTGCCCGACCTGGGGCTGGGCGGTCTGCTCGGCCTCGCCGCTGGGTACGCGGTCAGGGTGGTGGGCCGCGTCGCACTGCTGGTCGTCGGCCTCGCCTTTATCGTCGTGCAACTGCTCGCGCACTACGGCGTCGTCACGGTGGACTGGCTGCAACTCCAGACGCTCACCGAGCCGTGGTTGCGCGAGGGTCGCGAGAACTTCGGTGGCTGGTTTTCCCGGGTGTTTCTCGCCAACCTGCCCTTTGCCGGGGCGTTCGCGGCGGGCTTCGTGCTGGGACTGCGGCTGCGGTAG